A DNA window from Clavibacter sepedonicus contains the following coding sequences:
- a CDS encoding GNAT family N-acetyltransferase, which produces MGPRLSVVREGALDVADHTSIAALLALAFPDFREGYAGARSWAGAQPELRILVHDGDELMAHAGIRRLFVEFGDGQGDPADDLLMGSTGMVAVHPERQGQGLGTLLADGIRGALARLAVPFGLLETGDETTGYYARHGWIPLPGRTGHYNGFTLLGAAGVVHQDHGWMMLPVTAAADAFPAGDLHVNGQLV; this is translated from the coding sequence ATGGGACCCCGCCTCTCCGTCGTCCGCGAGGGCGCGCTCGATGTCGCCGACCACACGTCGATCGCGGCGCTCCTCGCGCTCGCGTTCCCCGACTTCCGCGAGGGCTACGCGGGCGCCCGCAGCTGGGCGGGCGCGCAGCCCGAGCTGCGGATCCTCGTGCACGACGGCGACGAGCTCATGGCGCACGCCGGGATCCGCCGCCTCTTCGTGGAGTTCGGCGACGGCCAGGGCGACCCGGCCGATGACCTGCTCATGGGATCCACCGGCATGGTCGCCGTGCACCCCGAGCGGCAGGGGCAGGGCCTCGGCACGCTGCTCGCCGACGGGATCCGCGGCGCGCTCGCCCGGCTCGCCGTCCCGTTCGGCCTCCTCGAGACGGGCGACGAGACCACCGGCTACTACGCGCGCCACGGCTGGATCCCGCTGCCCGGCCGCACCGGCCACTACAACGGCTTCACGCTCCTCGGCGCCGCGGGCGTCGTGCACCAGGACCACGGCTGGATGATGCTGCCGGTCACCGCGGCCGCCGACGCGTTCCCGGCGGGCGACCTCCACGTGAACGGGCAGCTGGTATGA
- a CDS encoding Rossmann-fold NAD(P)-binding domain-containing protein, giving the protein MTSLSIRTPHSTGSSSAPGRTISGTADPLLLLAALDAAARELGLVQLPGDPPGADGPDAIARVWRDAAGGEVRVVTAFGQLAPRSLLPATPRSRSFHATLHADAPEVADALHDSIRIHDRCLSEEEQTAVVDAMPMLGWAVHAHPFPAGGWRVVFRDHLVENSLGLVRALLASGLRPEDAIVLDKGDQTLNRVRIAATLRALGVNVRRLDNSAVDGTAPAGEAARAVESARAVDRFIADAHGSGQRVVMVDDGGLLGLTDHRGDPVLRERPDAAVELTVSGLKRLARSPLARDLPVANMARSEVKQRIGYDEIADSCLRRLREALRGEKLIGKRVVSVGFGTLGARMARGLRSLGCRVVVVDTDHLQLIAAAEDGFETTPSIHEAVAMQPTLLISSTGEPIADAATLASLPSTSYVTAFATADLSALRDHHVAGGPTVLGDGRSFNLHRFEGIPNGGYDLYRAATYIVLGRLAERVDAEPDARVQLADVDAWVRGSGLYARYYEHHFQEGRTCA; this is encoded by the coding sequence GTGACCAGCCTGTCGATCCGCACACCTCATTCAACCGGCTCCTCCTCGGCCCCCGGGCGCACCATCTCCGGCACGGCCGATCCCCTCCTCCTCCTCGCCGCCCTCGACGCCGCCGCCCGGGAGCTCGGGCTCGTCCAGCTCCCGGGCGACCCCCCGGGTGCCGACGGCCCCGACGCCATTGCGCGGGTCTGGCGCGATGCCGCGGGCGGCGAGGTGCGCGTCGTGACCGCCTTCGGTCAGCTCGCCCCGCGGTCCCTCCTCCCCGCGACCCCGCGGAGCCGCTCCTTCCACGCGACCCTGCACGCGGATGCGCCCGAGGTCGCGGACGCCCTGCACGACTCCATCCGCATCCACGACCGCTGCCTCTCGGAGGAAGAGCAGACGGCCGTCGTCGACGCCATGCCCATGCTCGGCTGGGCGGTGCACGCGCACCCCTTCCCGGCCGGGGGCTGGCGCGTGGTCTTCCGCGACCACCTCGTCGAGAACTCGCTCGGCCTCGTGCGCGCGCTCCTCGCGTCCGGGCTGCGACCCGAGGACGCGATCGTGCTGGACAAGGGCGACCAGACCCTCAACCGCGTGCGCATCGCCGCGACCCTGCGCGCGCTCGGGGTGAATGTGCGCCGGCTCGACAACTCCGCCGTCGACGGCACCGCCCCGGCCGGCGAGGCGGCCCGGGCCGTGGAGTCCGCCCGGGCGGTCGACCGCTTCATCGCCGACGCCCACGGATCCGGTCAGCGCGTCGTGATGGTCGACGACGGCGGGCTCCTCGGCCTCACCGACCACCGCGGGGATCCGGTGCTCCGGGAGCGCCCCGACGCGGCCGTCGAGCTCACGGTCAGCGGACTGAAGCGCCTGGCCCGCAGCCCGCTGGCCCGAGACCTGCCCGTCGCCAACATGGCACGGTCGGAGGTCAAGCAGCGCATCGGCTACGACGAGATCGCGGACTCCTGCCTCCGTCGGCTCCGCGAGGCCCTGCGCGGCGAGAAGCTCATCGGGAAGCGGGTCGTGAGCGTGGGCTTCGGCACGCTCGGTGCGCGCATGGCCCGCGGCCTCCGCTCGCTGGGGTGCCGCGTGGTCGTGGTGGACACCGACCATCTCCAGCTCATCGCGGCCGCGGAGGACGGCTTCGAGACGACCCCCTCGATCCACGAGGCGGTCGCCATGCAGCCCACGCTCCTCATCTCCAGCACCGGAGAGCCGATCGCGGACGCCGCCACGCTCGCATCGCTGCCGAGCACCTCCTACGTGACCGCATTCGCGACCGCCGACCTCTCGGCCCTCCGCGACCACCACGTCGCCGGCGGACCGACCGTGCTGGGCGACGGGCGGTCGTTCAACCTCCACCGGTTCGAGGGGATCCCGAACGGCGGCTACGACCTGTACCGCGCGGCGACCTACATCGTGCTGGGCAGGCTCGCCGAGCGCGTGGACGCCGAGCCCGACGCCCGCGTCCAGCTGGCGGACGTGGACGCGTGGGTGCGCGGGTCCGGCCTCTACGCCCGGTACTACGAGCACCACTTCCAGGAGGGCCGGACGTGCGCGTGA
- a CDS encoding B12-binding domain-containing radical SAM protein: MTHVMFTIVEDEFSRDFLQHPLDALIAASVLARDGHDVAIWDQRVAKIPPTGLDPAYVVVVTAIADRAQCYPLDLAPVRRSVEGIRDRWPQARVIAVGPHGTQLPQPTLEDLGVDYVARGEADAAAIGAVALLEEGGAPLSRVLPFSGRFAPLSAEEMPVPDYDLIDASAYTAETFTDGSLHRSTCGIVLGVRGCTYGCSFCHLPFGTRMRAEPVETTLATIEQQTSRGVSDIFFLDYVFGLHRSFYTDLCREMTGRGVSWTGQTRTEVVLRTDVTTWAEAGCRGMWLGAESPAVSETGVGKRIPAEKIQQAIEKLSHAGITPFAFVLLGLPDDPTCRSGEIVDWAATIPGYFGLNQLFLRPGTPLYDEIAARYSPDGPPRDWYGVDRITQRYRQEYPADLDDLERRLQALPNYIGNALY, encoded by the coding sequence ATGACGCACGTCATGTTCACCATCGTCGAGGACGAGTTCTCCCGCGACTTCCTGCAGCACCCCTTGGATGCGCTGATCGCCGCATCCGTGCTCGCCCGCGACGGGCACGACGTCGCGATCTGGGACCAGCGCGTCGCGAAGATCCCGCCGACGGGGCTCGACCCCGCGTACGTCGTGGTGGTGACCGCCATCGCCGACCGGGCACAGTGCTACCCGCTCGACCTCGCTCCTGTGCGGAGGTCGGTGGAGGGGATCCGCGACCGGTGGCCGCAGGCGCGCGTCATCGCCGTCGGCCCGCACGGCACGCAGCTGCCCCAGCCCACGCTCGAGGACCTCGGGGTCGACTACGTCGCGCGCGGCGAGGCCGACGCGGCGGCCATCGGCGCGGTGGCGCTGCTCGAGGAGGGCGGCGCGCCCCTGTCGCGCGTCCTGCCGTTCTCGGGCCGGTTCGCGCCGCTCTCCGCCGAGGAGATGCCGGTGCCCGACTACGACCTCATCGACGCGAGCGCGTACACGGCGGAGACCTTCACCGACGGATCCCTGCACCGCAGCACCTGCGGCATCGTCCTCGGCGTGCGGGGCTGCACCTACGGCTGCTCCTTCTGCCACCTGCCGTTCGGCACGAGGATGCGCGCCGAGCCCGTCGAGACGACGCTGGCGACCATCGAGCAGCAGACCTCGCGCGGGGTGTCGGACATCTTCTTCCTCGACTACGTCTTCGGCCTCCACCGGTCCTTCTACACGGACCTGTGCCGGGAGATGACGGGCCGCGGCGTGAGCTGGACGGGGCAGACCCGCACGGAGGTCGTGCTCCGCACCGACGTCACGACCTGGGCGGAGGCGGGGTGCCGCGGGATGTGGCTGGGCGCCGAGTCGCCCGCGGTGAGCGAGACCGGGGTGGGCAAGCGGATCCCCGCCGAGAAGATCCAGCAGGCCATCGAGAAGCTGTCGCACGCGGGCATCACCCCGTTCGCGTTCGTGCTGCTGGGGCTGCCGGACGACCCCACGTGCCGCTCGGGGGAGATCGTGGACTGGGCAGCGACGATCCCCGGCTACTTCGGCCTGAACCAGCTCTTCCTGCGTCCCGGCACGCCGCTGTACGACGAGATCGCGGCGCGCTACTCGCCGGACGGGCCCCCGCGCGACTGGTACGGGGTCGACCGCATCACGCAGCGGTACCGGCAGGAGTACCCCGCCGACCTCGACGACCTCGAGCGCCGGCTGCAGGCGCTGCCGAACTACATCGGGAACGCGCTGTACTGA
- a CDS encoding Gfo/Idh/MocA family oxidoreductase, with amino-acid sequence MRVTVVGGGRIGRLRAALLVGMGHDAEIVDPQLDPRAEPFLVHPDVASAPGAPAVWIVATPTSTHLRIIREIVAREPAAAVLVEKPVCSPEDLPALLSLLAEHPDLVLEVASQYQDSIAIRALGHEARIRPHHALSVSFVKDRRPDEARGRFTDWVAGVLGYEWPHIYAIARSLGVAGDDLRETAPGRSALDLADVDGYLVEARYATTSGSGRDVTLHSRIAGASELVPADGWGEARCDPANHRVVRLDDGRERITLWLAPSYASSTTFPSAQTALLVHEGPDGHRVRDIPDDPLRISMRDSLLRLVIRRPRRMDVDLDMIEHTDLLLELGSPPTPELSGTHAFR; translated from the coding sequence GTGCGCGTGACGGTGGTCGGCGGCGGCCGCATCGGACGGCTGCGCGCCGCCCTGCTCGTGGGGATGGGGCACGACGCCGAGATCGTCGACCCGCAGCTGGATCCCCGCGCCGAGCCCTTCCTCGTGCACCCGGACGTGGCGAGCGCGCCCGGCGCACCCGCCGTCTGGATCGTCGCGACGCCCACGTCGACGCACCTGCGGATCATCCGCGAGATCGTCGCCCGGGAGCCCGCGGCGGCGGTGCTCGTGGAGAAGCCGGTCTGCTCCCCCGAGGACCTGCCCGCCCTGCTGAGCCTGCTGGCGGAGCACCCGGACCTCGTGCTGGAGGTGGCGTCGCAGTACCAGGACAGCATCGCGATCCGCGCCCTGGGGCACGAGGCCCGCATCCGCCCGCATCACGCCCTGAGTGTGAGCTTCGTCAAGGACCGGCGTCCCGACGAGGCCCGCGGACGCTTCACCGACTGGGTCGCCGGGGTGCTCGGCTACGAGTGGCCGCACATCTACGCCATCGCCCGCTCCCTCGGGGTCGCCGGCGACGACCTGCGCGAGACCGCGCCCGGCCGGTCCGCGCTCGATCTCGCGGACGTCGACGGGTACCTCGTCGAGGCCCGCTACGCCACCACCTCCGGTAGCGGGCGCGACGTCACGTTGCACAGCCGGATCGCGGGTGCATCGGAGCTCGTCCCCGCCGACGGGTGGGGCGAGGCGCGGTGCGACCCCGCGAACCACCGCGTGGTGCGACTGGACGACGGCCGCGAGCGGATCACACTGTGGCTGGCCCCGTCGTACGCCTCGTCGACGACGTTCCCGTCGGCGCAGACAGCCCTGCTCGTCCACGAAGGGCCAGACGGCCACAGGGTGCGCGACATCCCCGACGACCCGCTGCGGATCTCGATGCGCGACTCCCTCCTGCGGCTCGTCATCCGGCGGCCGCGGCGCATGGACGTCGACCTCGACATGATCGAGCACACCGACCTCCTGCTCGAGCTCGGGTCACCCCCGACCCCGGAGCTGAGCGGGACGCATGCGTTCCGCTGA
- a CDS encoding Gfo/Idh/MocA family protein, translated as MRSADVALLGYGAMGRAYHRLLRTHPDLVPLVGRLHVGSRRAPEPWEPLDDRDAVGTLDDALAEGPPAVIIATPPPTHEALAHRALDLGAHVLVEKPAALTGDGIRALNRHADAAGRSVQVVSQLRQVAAWGRARDRIRAGALGIVRSALVDIPLWRSDAYFAASPARSEHELANLAYHELDLAIWCLGPVDGVTVVPAHVGAGEDRATRHPPFTAVLEQASGCLTTLRYTTRAFPGRAPRVTIDGTAGSLVLESGAAVVDLAPPAVDVPDAGLYARQTSVPEVDPDWLAPHAAQLRGFLADPSRTSPRRIDETSVRTTDLIHRIQRHLNREEPA; from the coding sequence ATGCGTTCCGCTGACGTCGCGCTCCTCGGGTACGGCGCGATGGGACGCGCGTACCACCGCCTGCTCCGGACGCACCCGGACCTCGTGCCGCTCGTGGGCCGGCTGCACGTAGGCTCCCGCCGCGCGCCCGAGCCATGGGAGCCGCTCGACGACCGGGACGCCGTCGGAACCCTGGACGACGCGCTCGCGGAGGGCCCGCCGGCGGTGATCATCGCGACCCCGCCGCCGACCCACGAGGCGCTCGCCCACCGCGCCCTCGACCTCGGGGCGCACGTGCTGGTCGAGAAGCCGGCGGCGCTGACCGGCGACGGCATCCGGGCCCTGAACCGGCACGCGGACGCGGCGGGCCGGAGCGTGCAGGTCGTCAGCCAGCTGCGTCAGGTCGCGGCGTGGGGACGGGCGCGCGATCGGATCCGCGCGGGCGCGCTGGGCATCGTCCGCAGCGCGCTCGTGGACATCCCGCTCTGGCGGTCGGACGCCTACTTCGCCGCGTCGCCCGCGCGCTCGGAGCACGAGCTCGCGAACCTCGCGTACCACGAGCTCGACCTCGCGATCTGGTGCCTCGGACCGGTCGACGGGGTCACGGTCGTGCCGGCGCACGTCGGCGCCGGGGAGGATCGCGCCACCCGGCACCCGCCGTTCACCGCGGTCCTCGAGCAGGCATCCGGCTGCCTCACCACGCTGCGCTACACGACGCGCGCCTTCCCGGGCCGGGCGCCCCGGGTGACGATCGACGGCACCGCCGGGTCGCTCGTGCTCGAGTCGGGCGCCGCGGTCGTGGATCTCGCGCCCCCGGCCGTCGACGTGCCCGACGCCGGCCTCTACGCGCGCCAGACCTCCGTGCCCGAGGTGGACCCGGACTGGCTCGCCCCCCACGCCGCGCAGCTGCGCGGCTTCCTCGCCGATCCGTCGCGGACGTCACCGCGGCGCATCGACGAGACCTCTGTCCGCACCACCGACCTCATCCACCGAATCCAGCGCCACCTGAACAGAGAGGAACCGGCATGA
- a CDS encoding catalase, whose amino-acid sequence MTDQKYTTTDSGAPVASDEHSLSVGPDGAIPLHDHYLVEKLAQFNRERIPERVVHAKGGGAFGTFRVTGDVSAYTRASLFQPGAEVEMLARFSTVAGEQGSPDTWRDPRGFALKFYTDEGNYDLVGNNTPVFFIRDGIKFPDFIRSQKRLPGSHLRDHDMQWDFWTLSPESAHQVTWLMGDRGLPSSWRHMDGFGSHTYQWINAAGERFWVKYHFKTQQGIEILKQEQADQIAGEDADFHIRDLTEAIDRGDHPEWKLEVQIMPYEEAKSYRFNPFDLTKVWSQKDYPRIEVGTMALNRNPENYFAQIEQAAFAPSNFVPGIQTSPDKMLLARIFSYADAHRYRVGTNHAQLPVNAPKSPVHSYSKDGQGRYTFQDAGTPVYAPNSHGGAHADPARAAESAGWEQDGELVRAAATLHAEDDDFVQARMLVNESMDDAQRERLVGNIVGHVSKVTTAELRARVIQYWTNVDGWLGEAVAAGLPPLAGDAPVAEATPGPTRDAEEVGVAAH is encoded by the coding sequence ATGACCGACCAGAAGTACACGACCACGGACTCCGGCGCTCCGGTCGCCAGCGATGAGCACTCGCTCTCCGTCGGCCCCGACGGCGCGATCCCGCTGCACGACCACTACCTCGTCGAGAAGCTCGCGCAGTTCAACCGCGAGCGCATTCCGGAGCGCGTCGTCCACGCCAAGGGCGGCGGGGCGTTCGGCACCTTCCGCGTCACCGGCGACGTGAGCGCGTACACCCGCGCCTCCCTCTTCCAGCCCGGCGCCGAGGTCGAGATGCTCGCGCGCTTCTCCACCGTCGCCGGCGAGCAGGGCAGCCCCGACACGTGGCGCGACCCCCGCGGGTTCGCGCTGAAGTTCTACACGGACGAGGGGAACTACGACCTCGTCGGCAACAACACGCCCGTCTTCTTCATCCGCGACGGGATCAAGTTCCCCGACTTCATCCGCTCGCAGAAGCGCCTGCCGGGCTCGCACCTCCGCGACCACGACATGCAGTGGGACTTCTGGACGCTCTCGCCCGAGTCGGCCCACCAGGTCACGTGGCTCATGGGCGACCGCGGCCTGCCGAGCTCCTGGCGCCACATGGACGGCTTCGGCTCGCACACCTACCAGTGGATCAACGCGGCCGGCGAGCGATTCTGGGTGAAGTACCACTTCAAGACCCAGCAGGGCATCGAGATCCTGAAGCAGGAGCAGGCCGACCAGATCGCCGGAGAGGACGCCGACTTCCACATCCGCGACCTCACCGAGGCCATCGACCGCGGCGACCACCCGGAGTGGAAGCTCGAGGTGCAGATCATGCCCTACGAGGAGGCGAAGTCGTACCGGTTCAACCCGTTCGACCTCACCAAGGTCTGGTCGCAGAAGGACTACCCGCGCATCGAGGTCGGCACCATGGCCCTGAACCGCAACCCCGAGAACTACTTCGCGCAGATCGAGCAGGCCGCGTTCGCGCCTTCGAACTTCGTGCCCGGGATCCAGACCAGCCCCGACAAGATGCTCCTCGCGCGCATCTTCAGCTACGCCGACGCGCACCGCTACCGCGTGGGCACCAACCACGCGCAGCTCCCGGTGAACGCGCCGAAGTCGCCCGTGCACAGCTACTCGAAGGACGGCCAGGGGCGCTACACGTTCCAGGACGCCGGCACGCCCGTCTACGCGCCCAACTCGCACGGCGGCGCGCACGCCGACCCGGCTCGCGCCGCCGAGAGCGCCGGCTGGGAGCAGGACGGCGAGCTCGTCCGCGCAGCAGCCACGCTGCACGCGGAGGACGACGACTTCGTCCAGGCCCGGATGCTCGTCAACGAGTCGATGGACGACGCCCAGCGCGAGCGCCTCGTCGGCAACATCGTCGGCCACGTGAGCAAGGTCACCACGGCCGAGCTCCGCGCCCGCGTCATCCAGTACTGGACGAACGTGGACGGCTGGCTCGGCGAGGCCGTCGCCGCGGGCCTGCCGCCGCTCGCCGGTGACGCGCCCGTCGCCGAGGCCACCCCCGGCCCGACGCGCGACGCGGAGGAGGTCGGCGTGGCGGCCCACTGA
- a CDS encoding GNAT family N-acetyltransferase yields the protein MSAPRAVIHRLRTEDWREYRALRLEMLEDTPLAYLETLESARALPDSDWQARTRRANQLGSTAYVAVEPATCRWLGAMNAFVAADPTRVMLVSVYIAPDARGRAAGVTDMLLDAVIAWARDRPNAQALRLEVHEDNPRARAYYERRGFRLTGRSVPYALDRMQKDLEMELPLSGDTQRAAAP from the coding sequence ATGAGCGCGCCCCGTGCTGTGATCCACCGCCTCCGCACCGAGGACTGGCGCGAGTACCGCGCGCTCCGCCTCGAGATGCTCGAGGACACCCCGCTCGCCTACCTCGAGACGCTCGAGAGCGCGCGGGCGCTGCCCGACTCCGACTGGCAGGCGCGCACGCGGCGCGCCAACCAGCTCGGGAGCACCGCGTACGTCGCCGTCGAGCCGGCGACCTGCCGCTGGCTCGGCGCCATGAACGCGTTCGTCGCCGCGGATCCCACGCGCGTGATGCTCGTGAGCGTCTACATCGCCCCCGACGCCCGGGGTCGCGCCGCGGGCGTCACCGACATGCTCCTCGACGCCGTGATCGCCTGGGCCCGCGACCGCCCGAATGCGCAGGCACTCCGCCTCGAGGTGCACGAGGACAACCCGCGCGCCCGCGCCTACTACGAGCGCCGCGGCTTCCGCCTCACGGGGCGGAGCGTGCCGTACGCGCTGGATCGCATGCAGAAGGACCTCGAGATGGAGCTACCCCTCTCCGGGGACACGCAGCGGGCCGCCGCGCCGTGA
- a CDS encoding aldo/keto reductase, protein MKHIHTGTGLDVGRIGLGCMGMSAFYDGAGQDEAESIRTLNRAVDQGITLFDTAEAYGPFTNERLVGSALAGRRDDIVIATKFGLLKHAPGKDAEDYERGMDSSPTSIRIAVEASLQRLGTDRIDVLYQHRVDPAVPIEETVGAMKELVDEGKVLHLGLSEAGPDTIRRAHAVHPISVLQSEYSIWTRDPEGPVLDVLRELGIGPVAYSPLGRGFLTGAISSIADLSEADYRSSSPRFAQEAFAQNMRIVDAVKDVAGELDATPAQVALAWILAQGDDIAVIPGTKRVTRLDENLAADTVRLTPEQLTRISSLPTPAGDRYADMSAIDR, encoded by the coding sequence ATGAAGCACATCCACACCGGCACGGGCCTCGACGTCGGCCGCATCGGCCTCGGCTGCATGGGCATGAGCGCGTTCTACGACGGCGCGGGCCAGGACGAGGCGGAGTCGATCCGCACCCTGAACCGCGCGGTCGACCAGGGCATCACGCTCTTCGACACCGCCGAGGCGTACGGGCCGTTCACGAACGAGCGCCTGGTCGGATCCGCGCTGGCAGGCCGCCGCGACGACATCGTCATCGCCACCAAGTTCGGCCTGCTGAAGCACGCACCGGGCAAGGACGCCGAGGACTACGAGCGCGGCATGGACAGCTCGCCCACGAGCATCCGCATCGCCGTCGAGGCCTCGCTGCAGCGCCTCGGGACCGACCGCATCGACGTGCTGTACCAGCACCGCGTCGACCCGGCCGTGCCGATCGAGGAGACCGTCGGCGCGATGAAGGAGCTCGTCGACGAGGGCAAGGTCCTGCACCTGGGGCTCTCCGAGGCCGGCCCCGACACGATCCGCCGGGCCCACGCCGTGCACCCCATCTCGGTGCTGCAGAGCGAGTACTCCATCTGGACCCGCGACCCCGAGGGCCCCGTTCTCGACGTGCTGCGCGAGCTCGGCATCGGGCCGGTCGCCTACTCGCCGCTCGGCCGCGGCTTCCTCACCGGCGCGATCTCGAGCATCGCCGACCTCTCCGAGGCCGACTACCGCTCCTCGTCGCCGCGCTTCGCCCAGGAGGCGTTCGCGCAGAACATGCGCATCGTCGACGCCGTGAAGGACGTCGCGGGCGAGCTCGACGCGACGCCCGCCCAGGTCGCGCTCGCGTGGATCCTCGCGCAGGGCGACGACATCGCCGTGATCCCCGGCACCAAGCGCGTCACGCGCCTCGACGAGAACCTCGCGGCTGACACCGTGCGCCTCACGCCGGAGCAGCTGACGCGGATCTCGTCGCTGCCGACTCCCGCTGGCGACCGATACGCGGACATGAGCGCCATCGACAGATGA
- a CDS encoding pectate lyase has translation MPAFPTPTHVAPAQSMPFLVKAGQTVDFHNQELNASTNGHGEFQEPVVLIEPGGIAENLIIGPLAGDGIHCQASCTLINIWWPHVGEDAVTLLDGSPASSVVTIRGGAVAHAYDKVVQLDGAGTARFSDFAASDIGTLARSCGNCPNQYTRHIVISNVFITGGKYKVAGVNQNFGDTATLDHVTIHGVHMQVCDRTIGGRGTAAKPVPGAGGPFPPYCVFDPGTILYS, from the coding sequence ATGCCTGCCTTCCCCACGCCTACCCACGTCGCCCCAGCGCAGAGCATGCCCTTCCTGGTGAAGGCCGGTCAGACGGTCGACTTCCACAACCAGGAGCTCAACGCCTCCACGAACGGGCACGGGGAGTTCCAGGAGCCCGTGGTGCTCATCGAGCCGGGTGGGATAGCCGAGAACCTCATCATCGGCCCGCTGGCAGGGGACGGCATCCACTGCCAGGCGTCGTGCACCCTCATCAACATCTGGTGGCCGCACGTAGGCGAGGACGCCGTGACGCTGCTCGACGGATCGCCGGCATCGTCCGTCGTCACGATCCGCGGCGGTGCCGTGGCGCATGCCTACGACAAGGTCGTGCAGCTGGACGGCGCGGGGACGGCGCGCTTCTCGGACTTCGCGGCGAGCGACATCGGAACGCTGGCGCGCTCCTGCGGCAACTGCCCGAATCAGTACACCCGGCACATCGTCATCAGCAACGTCTTCATCACGGGCGGCAAGTACAAGGTGGCGGGCGTCAATCAGAACTTCGGCGACACCGCCACGCTCGATCACGTCACCATCCATGGCGTGCACATGCAGGTCTGCGACCGCACCATCGGCGGCCGGGGTACCGCGGCCAAGCCGGTTCCGGGAGCAGGGGGTCCGTTCCCGCCGTACTGCGTGTTCGATCCCGGCACGATCCTCTACTCCTAG
- a CDS encoding Fur family transcriptional regulator produces the protein MPTDHAPPLDADALRAALKEAGLRVTRPRVAVLTAVDAAPHSDADEVLRAVKGELPGTSIQAVYGVLGALAAAGLVRRIEPAGSSARYERRTGDNHHHLVCTGCRTIVDVDCAVGESPCLAPSDSAGFLVASAEVTYWGLCPECRTAAADPGPTVAT, from the coding sequence ATGCCCACCGACCACGCGCCGCCCCTCGACGCCGACGCTCTGCGCGCCGCGCTCAAGGAGGCGGGGCTGCGCGTGACCCGGCCGCGCGTGGCCGTCCTCACGGCCGTCGACGCGGCACCGCACTCGGACGCCGACGAGGTGCTCCGCGCGGTCAAGGGCGAGCTCCCCGGCACGAGCATCCAGGCGGTCTACGGCGTGCTCGGCGCGCTCGCGGCCGCGGGGCTCGTGCGCCGCATCGAGCCCGCGGGATCGTCCGCGCGCTACGAGCGCCGGACGGGCGACAATCACCATCACCTCGTGTGCACAGGTTGCAGGACGATCGTCGACGTGGACTGCGCGGTGGGGGAGTCCCCCTGCCTCGCGCCGTCCGACTCGGCGGGGTTCCTCGTGGCGAGCGCCGAGGTGACGTACTGGGGCTTGTGCCCCGAATGCCGGACCGCAGCCGCGGATCCCGGTCCCACCGTCGCGACCTAG